The window tttcaattcggtttttttcatatgatattagaagcgattccatttacactaattcatattctcaaaagcaataaaacataaaactgataaattgaaatcaaaatcaaacaaacaggatacagaagaacagaaaaccataacAATGATATAGAATTACTAGGtattatatacatacagtaagaataattaagaaaacacataaaagacatacattaatcctaaagacacatcctagtcactttcctttgttaaggatattacaattgggtttttttgggGTTTAAACTATTTTAATTTGTTTggataatgtattaaatttcggtttaaaccgaaaAACTGAAGAACCGAACTCTAAAAACCGAACACCGAAATTTCTGAAAACGtaaaccgaaaccgaaccaaaAAACCAAATTAATTTGGTTCGGTACGGTTTTTCGGCTTTCGATATTTATGTCCAGCCCTACGTGTATGTGATCGTGCTAAAATTTCTTCCACGTTACACTTCTTGTGAGCTGGCCCTCATTAGGTTTTtggtgtattgctttagatagtAGTATTTATGACTTTTTGAAGGATTCTGGCTTTGGTAATTTAGTTGGTCTTTGGGTTTCTTTTAATTCCCTGTTTTGATAGAATCTCTATCAAATTCGTCGATTGCGTAAATCATGCGGTAAAAATTGACTCATTTTCAATAGAAAATGAGTTGGTTTTTCGTTAATTTGTTACTAGAAAACAAAGGAGAGAAAAATAAATGTTTAGGTTGAGGGGTGTTAAGTGCAGTTTTGTCAAAAAAACTAGCTTTAATATATATACAAAGTGACAATTATTTTTAATGTATATAATAGAGTCGAATCTCTTTACTTTTTTcattgtttacttttttatatgttGAAGTCACTTAGTGAAAAACTTGTCACCTCCATTGCTTCTTGGTCTATTGGAGGTGTAATTAGAATTTCATTCAAATCTTAATATTGTTGAATCAGTCTCGAAGATGTAGAAATGAATATGGTTGCAGGGTATTTAATAGAATTAGCGATAATCTTTTTACTGTTTAGAAAGGTAATATGCTCGTCGCTAAACATGTTCGTCGCTAActtttatatattaaataaattaTCAATAAATTCTTTACTGTATATATAGGAGAAATATATAAGGTGGAAGGTTACAAATTGCGTCGCTCATATCGTGTGGCACATAAATGAAGCAAATGACTTAAGAAAATGTGACATTCTTCTGTCCTTGCCTCAATGAATCAATCATCTTCTAGTCTCAAATCTCAATACTTTGAATTGTTGAATATAATTTTAAAATCCATTTGAGTCACATAAACTTAAAAAGAAAAGGATTCAAAATCTAGGATTAAACGATCGCCAATTTTAAAGTCAAACAACTTATGGTTAATATTtggaaaaatgaaaattttatggTAAAACAAGTCTTGAAATTTTATTTAGAGAATCCCGTTTAAAGAGATACATTAAAAGGTACATGCAGAAGACAAGAAAATATACAGTTAGCGAAAAATGTTCGccggcactttttttttttttttatacatttgGAAAACAGAAAAGAGTCAAATATATCCTTGTATTATCGGAAATAGTTTAAAATATACTCTCTATTTCACCATCCGTTTTAAGTAAGACGTACTGTTATGCCGTATCATAAGTGTACCCATAATTTAAACAGAAAATGACATGTGGCATCACATGAACATAAAGCTCATCCCCAAATTTAATCTGTAGATCCAATTGAAATCCACCCCtaattcttgaaattaaaattaCTAAGATATGTGATGGATTTTTCCTAGACATTATATtgagaaaaaaatttaaaaaatataattgTAAGCATGTTGTAATTCCTTTTGTTTTATTTCTTGTTCAAAGTGATGACATGAAGAATCAAAAGTTTTGGTAGACTATTTATGAACatatctgtctcaatttaagtgttttaattTGACTGGGCACAAAGTTTAAGGAATTAAAAGAGATTGTTTGAATTTTGTAATCATAAATTAAAGATGTATGTAATGTACTaaaatactccctctatttcaatttgtgTGAAGctatttcctttttaatctgtgCCAAAAGAATGACTTCTTTCCATACTTGGAAACAatgtactccctccggataaaaaaaagagtccacttagcctttttttcttggattaaaaaaagagtccacttagcaaatcaagaaaagaattaaccttgttttttcatatttgcccctattaagtgttatatgatcaaatctcaatgcctatttaattaggggtagtttagttaaattacctatttttttctaggagttagtattttcttaagggctGTGCAAATGACtaaagtgaactctttttttgatccggaaggagtgcctttatgcaatgatttgtaGCCATACAAAATATAATGCTCCTGTCCCCAAGCAAGCAGCTTGGATGGTCAGGAAAATTGTAGCAGACATCAGGGCAGACTCAAATGCTAGACACCAATGAGCTAACTATCAGACAGCTTTATCTCAAGTTGGTGGGAACTCGACCTCAAGTTGAATGAAAGTACTTGATCATAGCTAACAGTGCTAGGCCAAGAGTTATTTTTACTATGTGGATGCAACTACAGAACAAGCTTGCTACTACAAATAGGTTGACTAAATTGGGCATGACAGTGGACAAAAAATGCAAGCTATGTAAAGTGGACCTGGAGAACATAGATCATTTTTTGTGTTTTGTGAGTTCACCAAAACAGTATGGAAGAGACTTCTCAAATGGATCAACAAACCAGTTCATAATGCTACTACATGGGAAGAACATCTAACATGGGCAATTACTAGTGCAAAAGGAAAATCCTAAATTGCACAACTGTTTAGAATGCTATATGCAAAATGCACTTATGCTTTATGGGAGGAGAGAAATCAGAGAATATTTGAGGATAGAAGTCGGCAATGTGACCAGATAGCCAAAGATATTGCTTTTATGTGTAATATGAGAGCTCCTTCGGGACTTAGAACGAAGTTACAGCAGCTACTATTTTGAAGATTGTTAGTGTTAGGTACTGTAACTTTTGAGTTTTCCTTTTTAGATAGCAAGTTGTGATTAAGCTTGCTATGGCTATTTAATTATATCCTTTGGTGATTAATAAAATGCTAGttaccaaatatatatatatatacatatatttggtAACTAGTACACCACAAGTTCAAAAGtcttctcttttttcttaaattgtgtgcccagtcaaataggttcacatgAATTGAAACTGATGGAGTATCATTtaaatcttgtgattttaaaGTTTGAATCATCAAACTTTATACAAACTTGTTGGGGGATAGTAAAGAGGATAAAGATCTACTGTGCAGTGAATTAGTCAAGCAGGGGCCGACAGTAAAGGtggaacaacaacatcaacttatACAGCCTGTAACAGCAGAGGAAGTAAAGAAGGCAGTATGGGAGATACAAAGGGATAAGTCACCTGGACCAGATGGATATGGAAGTCAGTTCTACAAAGATAGCTTGGATACAGTGGGTGCATATGTAACAAAAGCAGTTCAAGACTTCTTCAGGTCTGGGAAATTGCTGAAAGTTATAAACAACACCTTTATCACCTTGATACCAAAATGCAATCATGCAGAAGAAATGGGGGACTGTAGACCTATAGCATGTTGTAATACTATCTATAAAGTGATCTCCAAAATTTTATGCAATAGAATGAAATCAGTTCTACCAACTATAATATCTGCTAATCAGAGTGCATTTGTGGAAGGAAGAACTATAGTGCAGAATATACTAATATGCCAAGACCCGGTAAGACTGTATAAAAGGAAGCCACAACCTATAGTTTCCTACTTAAGATTGATCTTAAGAAGGCATATGATTCAGTGGAGTGGGCATTTGTGAAGGAAATGATGGAAGCACTAGACTTTCCTGAGACATTTACTGGATGGGTTATGCAATGTGTAACAACAACACAGTATAAAATTGCATTGAATGGTGGTGTGCATGGGAGTATCAAGGGAAGAAGATGACTTAGGCAAGGGGAGCCAATATCCCCTTTGCTATTTGTAATTTGCATGGAGCACCTAACAAGAGTGTTAAATAGATTTGGAGATTTGCCTGGGTTTGAGTATCATACTAAGTGCAAGGGCCTCAAGTTAAATCATCTCTGCTTTGCTAATGATATGTTACTCTTTTGTAAAGGTAACTAACAGGTAGTATTATTGTTGCTCAGAGGTTTGCAAACATTTTCAAACACATATGGTTTACAT is drawn from Lycium barbarum isolate Lr01 chromosome 8, ASM1917538v2, whole genome shotgun sequence and contains these coding sequences:
- the LOC132608277 gene encoding uncharacterized protein LOC132608277, producing the protein MWMQLQNKLATTNRLTKLGMTVDKKCKLCKVDLENIDHFLCFVSSPKHKEDKDLLCSELVKQGPTVKVEQQHQLIQPVTAEEVKKAVWEIQRDKSPGPDGYGSQFYKDSLDTVGAYVTKAVQDFFRMKSVLPTIISANQSAFVEGRTIVQNILICQDPIDLKKAYDSVEWAFVKEMMEALDFPETFTGWVMQCVTTTQYKIALNGGVHGSIKGRR